In Deltaproteobacteria bacterium, one DNA window encodes the following:
- the nifS gene encoding cysteine desulfurase NifS, translating into MKTVYMDNNATTKVDPQVLDAMLPYFTDLYGNPSSMHLFGGQVGEAMTRARRQVADLIGADPSEILFTSCGTESNNTAIRGTLKSYPEKHHIVTTRVEHPAVLNLCRELAREGCSVTELPVDRQGELDLDQLRDAITPGTAIVSVMYANNETGVIFPVEEIAEIVHEKGAIFHCDAVQAVGKVGIDMAKIRIDLLAISGHKLHASKGIGVLYVRKGTRFRPFLIGGHQEQGRRGGTENVPSIIGLGRACVLAAEQMEEENRRVRALRDRLEQGLLEAVPYAYINGHPDHRLPNTTNISFEYIEGEGILLLMSREGIAASSGSACTSGSLEPSHVLRAMGVPYTCAHGSIRFSLSRFNTEEEVDYILEKLPFIISRLRELSPYWKRRDSSPLLK; encoded by the coding sequence ATGAAAACGGTCTACATGGACAACAATGCCACAACGAAGGTTGATCCTCAGGTACTCGATGCGATGCTTCCTTATTTTACCGACCTCTACGGGAACCCCTCCAGTATGCATCTCTTCGGCGGGCAGGTCGGGGAGGCCATGACCCGTGCCCGGCGGCAGGTGGCCGATCTGATCGGCGCCGATCCTTCAGAGATCCTTTTCACGAGCTGTGGTACCGAGAGCAACAACACGGCGATCCGGGGGACCCTGAAGTCCTACCCGGAGAAGCATCACATCGTGACGACCCGGGTGGAACATCCCGCGGTGCTGAACCTTTGTCGGGAACTGGCCCGGGAAGGGTGCAGCGTAACGGAACTTCCCGTCGACCGGCAGGGGGAACTTGATCTAGACCAGCTCCGGGATGCCATCACACCCGGGACGGCGATCGTCTCCGTTATGTACGCCAACAACGAGACAGGGGTGATCTTTCCCGTAGAGGAGATTGCAGAAATCGTTCACGAGAAGGGAGCTATTTTTCATTGCGATGCCGTGCAGGCCGTGGGGAAGGTCGGAATCGACATGGCAAAGATCCGGATCGATCTCCTTGCCATCTCCGGCCACAAACTCCACGCTTCCAAAGGGATCGGTGTTCTTTACGTTCGGAAGGGAACGCGTTTCCGCCCCTTCCTCATCGGGGGGCACCAGGAACAGGGGCGGCGGGGCGGGACGGAAAACGTCCCCTCCATCATCGGCCTGGGCCGGGCCTGTGTGTTGGCTGCGGAACAGATGGAAGAGGAAAACCGGCGGGTCCGGGCCCTCCGGGACCGCCTGGAACAGGGACTCCTGGAGGCCGTACCCTACGCCTACATCAACGGTCATCCCGATCACCGTCTTCCGAATACGACGAACATCAGCTTCGAATATATCGAAGGGGAGGGGATCCTGCTGCTCATGAGCCGGGAAGGGATCGCCGCTTCTTCCGGTTCGGCCTGCACCTCGGGATCGTTGGAGCCCTCCCACGTTCTCCGGGCTATGGGGGTTCCCTATACCTGTGCTCACGGATCGATCCGCTTCTCCCTCAGCCGGTTCAACACCGAGGAAGAGGTTGACTACATCCTCGAAAAACTCCCTTTCATTATCAGCCGACTTCGGGAGCTTTCCCCTTATTGGAAGCGGCGTGACAGTTCGCCCTTACTCAAATAG
- the nifU gene encoding Fe-S cluster assembly protein NifU encodes MWNYSQKMMDHFLNPRNAGEIENADAVAEVGNITCGDALRLTLKVDEDERIVDAKFQTFGCGSAIASSSALTEMIKGKTLDEAAKVTNRDIAAYLDGLPPEKMHCSVMGMEALEAAINNYRGIETPAEDREGEIVCKCFGVTDKKIERVVRENNLKTVDDVTHYCKAGGGCGECKPQIAGILERVRHEMRPPSGVERRVRSRGKLTNIEKMQRIMETLEREIRPALNADGGDIELIDIDGDRVQVALRGSCAGCAASSVTLKMSVEAKLREFVSEELTVEEVES; translated from the coding sequence ATGTGGAACTATTCGCAAAAGATGATGGATCATTTCCTGAATCCCCGCAACGCCGGGGAGATTGAGAACGCCGATGCCGTGGCGGAAGTGGGGAACATCACCTGCGGCGATGCCCTCCGGCTGACCCTGAAGGTCGACGAAGACGAGCGGATCGTCGATGCGAAATTCCAGACCTTCGGGTGCGGGAGCGCCATTGCCTCTTCGTCGGCCCTGACGGAGATGATCAAGGGGAAGACCCTCGATGAAGCGGCCAAGGTTACGAACCGGGATATTGCCGCTTACCTCGACGGACTTCCCCCGGAAAAGATGCACTGCTCCGTCATGGGGATGGAGGCCCTGGAGGCGGCAATCAATAACTACCGGGGAATCGAGACGCCGGCGGAAGACCGGGAAGGGGAGATCGTCTGCAAGTGTTTCGGCGTGACCGACAAGAAGATTGAACGGGTCGTTCGGGAGAACAACCTGAAGACCGTTGATGACGTAACCCACTACTGCAAGGCCGGCGGGGGGTGTGGGGAGTGCAAGCCGCAAATCGCCGGGATCCTGGAGCGGGTCCGTCACGAGATGCGGCCCCCGTCCGGTGTGGAGCGGCGCGTCCGATCCAGGGGTAAACTGACCAACATCGAGAAGATGCAGCGGATCATGGAGACCCTTGAACGGGAGATCCGGCCCGCCCTGAATGCCGACGGCGGTGATATCGAACTGATTGATATCGACGGCGACCGGGTGCAGGTCGCCCTCCGGGGAAGTTGTGCCGGGTGTGCCGCATCATCAGTTACCCTGAAGATGAGTGTCGAGGCGAAGCTCCGGGAGTTTGTTTCCGAAGAGCTTACCGTAGAAGAGGTGGAGTCATGA